The segment tgcactaaatattcactcaatttgacaaatactggtttgtcttcattaatcatcaaccaagtaaatttgtccttatttgttagatagataaaaaattttgttgagcttgtatataccattaaaaaacatatttctctcttcaacatagaatggacaatcagtaaggaaatgaaattcatcttcaacacaattaaggttacataattcacatattcttttgtttctttctaaagaaatcttctggccagaattggtttttgttaattcatatcttcctctttcaattcgaaggtcatgtgcactaatttgaaatctacatagagtttttcttaattctagggattctaaaaatatataactttccatagtaaagttttctttatacgaaaaatatgttgtgagttttcctgatttctgaccctcttcacgtcgtTTTGACCAGTATATCCACACATAATATCtaccattttattttttgtatgtaattAGTATCTACCTTGCTGGTGTTGATTGTTTGGTTGTCGTGTGTGTCGTGCAAAGTACATCAATGCATGAAAGTAAAATCCTGAGAATGTGGTTGATTCAGAATACCCTCAATGATCATAGTAAACAGGTCCAACTGTGGAAAGGCTATGTTTGACAGGATAGATTTGCACCCTGTTACGAGGGGGTGAGTTACCTGCACAAACAGACAACATACTCTCTGTATGCATCACACAGCCAGCAGATGAAGCAGTCGATACTCATTGATGGCTTGAAGATGAATTTCGAATTACTTTTCCTATAATGTATTAAATTTCAAATGCCTGGCTCCAATGATTCTTCAAAAAGCAAGTGTCTATATTGAATAAATTTGTTGAGTTTACCTGGTATTATAGTATGTTTTagtatattataattattttcgTATTTTCAGGCTGGACCTCTTGAAAAAGTAACAATTCCTGTGAAAGATGGGCGTCGACAGAGGTTTGCATTTGTAACATTTAAACATGAATGTTCAGTACCCTACACTATGCAGCTGTTTGATGGATTGAGAGTATGGGGAAATACCTTGAGGCTGCAACACCGAACAGGTattaaatgatatcaaaatactcaaaatagATACAGCATGTATGAAACGATATCAATATAAACACAGAATAGGTATTAAACACTCAAAATAAACACATCATGtattaaacaatatcaaaataaacacagcatgtattaaacaatatcaaaataaacaccGAACAGGtattaaacaatatcaaaatactcaaaataaAAACAGCATGTATGAAAcgatatcaaaataaacacagaaCATGAATTAAacgatatcaaaataaaacaaatgtattACATAATATAGAAATGAAACGCAATATGTATCACATGATAtcgaaataaaacacatgtatTGAAAACTATCAAATAAAACACAGCATGTATtacttaaagggaaaggcaaccctaaccacattgttgctcttatgaataaagtattacttattgatatcataaatgacagtctttaacaacaacaatccttgcttaacgataaaaccaatattaatctttcatatattttaaattacccgccacTAAGAGAGCAgccattaaaatttaatttatgacgtcacaccgtcggttccggtttattttatcagcagcactgtaaacatgacaagtcacgaacagttaagtttggaacCGTATACATTTGAACCCGTTCTTTTGCAAGAAGAAATTCAGAAAATAAAACGCCCTGTCGAGTCACAGACCAGGCAGTtggtacacgtttcttcatacaaatgcctcgaacctcaacttgtcattacgcaaatgatggatccacagtgtacatagtcttttcttttcagatgacttggctgggtcaggaatttaaaaaaacacactTTTTTCTCTTCTGCCCTTCACATTAGTGCAATTAACaacttgacaggaaggcatcaacctatttatttgtaaaatctaccacatgcacatttttgatgatcttagaatcttattaaaaccggaacagacggtatgatgtcaaaattattgatttttgtggtcttgaatagaAAAGAGTTTCACATCATGAGAGCTTCcatagatggcgggaatttaaatttttattgttttcaaattagtactgaagcttatctaagCCGTAtttcaacagaatagtatgacaaatttttatcatattattaattctatCATTTATCACGTATAATATTTTGGGGTTGCCTTCCctgtaatataaaaataaaacacaatatgtATCACataatatcaaaagaaagcacatgtattaaataatatgaaaataaaacacagcATGTATTacttaatataaaaataaaacacaatatgtATCACataatatcaaaagaaagcacatgtattaaataatatgaaaataaaacacagcATGTATTacttaatataaaaataaaacacaatatgtATCACataatatcaaaagaaagcgCATGCAttaaataatatgaaaataaaacacagcATGTATTActtattaaatataaaaataaaacaatatgtatcacatgatacatgtatcgaaataaaacacaaaatgtATTACGCAAAGCCAGATTTAAAAAAACGGCGGATGTTAAATaacaatatcaatataaaactCTAGTGATTGTTTAAACATGGTTAGTGTTGAGAGGGACAAGAAAAGCTGTTATCTTATGTAGTTGTGAAGGTAGTTGTAACTGTCAACAGTTGATATAATTCTGATGGTTGATTCACTTCAGTATTCAGCTGTACACGTACAAGTAGATTTAAACTGAGATTGGCTGACATATCAATGCATTTCAGAATTTTGTTAGattgaggttttttttatagCTGCAAGAAACAATTTATAATGATTTGatgttaaaaatacattttatttttacttgtGTGTAGGGTCATCATCAAGTATTCCTCAAAGCAGTCCTCAAGAGAGTGTTCCAAGTGGTTCTCACTTCAACCAGATCCCTGTTATGCATACATTGCAAAGAGCTCACACATGGCACGGAGGAAGGGACCCTCAAGGTTTCCAGGGACAGGGCGGAAGGGATTTCCACAGTCATGGAAACAGAGATTTCCAAAATCAAGGAAGCAGAACTTTTCAAGGTCATGGTAGTAGAGATTTTCAAGGTCCCAGTAGTAGAGATTTTCAAGGTCATGGAAGTAGAGATTTTTCAGGTCACGGAAGTAGAGATTTTCAAGGTCATGGAAGTAGAGATTTTCAAGGTCATGGAGGGTCACACAGTAGGGGCAGTGGGAGGCGAGATGATAGGCATGGCCAAGAGCCACAGAGAATGGAACAGATTTCACTGCAAGGAAATCACTTTTACACTAGCAACACTGCTCAAGATGTGAATCCAAGGGATCGTGATTATTATAGTGAAAAAAGAGACAGACTCATGAGTAAGCAGAAAGCCAGTTTAGAAATTCAACGTCACAGGCATGAAAAAAGAAATCGTGATCACTCGAAGAGTCCGTATGATAGGGGTGGTCATTCACAACCGTGGCAAGAAAGGCCATATAGACAGTAGCAGCGCCCATTTAATTCTGAGATTGGATAAGTGGCATTTTGGCAGCATTGTTATACTATAATAGATTTGTTTTTTTAAGATGATGTTTCTGTAGTACCAGGCTTCAATGGTCTCTGTGACAATGTAAaggatttatatatacattatacccTGTTTAGTTGTCTCTCTTATGCAAGTCATTCAAttcataaaattgaaaaataaaatttgtaatatttagtTTGCTTGTTTGATTTAACAGATGCACCCAGTCTAAACTGTAGGGCaatcaaaagaatttgtttatttagaaatttatgATGCTCAAAAACATTTTGGAAACCTACATTTCTTAGCCTGTCTAGAGTCCCTGTAATGCTTGATCTTGCATCTGTACCTGAATGCTGGTGAAAATCCCTCTCCTTTGACTGAAAGAAGGCATGTTTGTCAGCATTAGAGTGATGTCATTTTCTTGTCCCCAGCTAGTGAAACTGAAGACATCCCTAGGTTTGAATTGTTTCCTCTCACTCAGTTTGtccccattttattttccacaCTTTCAATTTTGCTTGGAGGTGTTGATATTTGAACATCGCAATGTTGCTTTTTAATGGATGTTACAACAGAATGTAGGTCATTTTCATCTTATTGGCCCACTTTTAGAAGAGTTATATCCctataaattgattttttttttttaaatttgtttgtttgtttttggcTGTATTCTCTTTAATAAGCTTTGCAATATTGATAAGAAACTACATTGCAACTCTTTAGATTTCTAATAAGTAATTTGATACTAGTATATTAATTTCAGCTCA is part of the Ostrea edulis chromosome 2, xbOstEdul1.1, whole genome shotgun sequence genome and harbors:
- the LOC125681582 gene encoding RNA-binding protein 7-like, whose translation is MDSRDRTLWVGNLSEKITEEILYELFLQAGPLEKVTIPVKDGRRQRFAFVTFKHECSVPYTMQLFDGLRVWGNTLRLQHRTGSSSSIPQSSPQESVPSGSHFNQIPVMHTLQRAHTWHGGRDPQGFQGQGGRDFHSHGNRDFQNQGSRTFQGHGSRDFQGPSSRDFQGHGSRDFSGHGSRDFQGHGSRDFQGHGGSHSRGSGRRDDRHGQEPQRMEQISLQGNHFYTSNTAQDVNPRDRDYYSEKRDRLMSKQKASLEIQRHRHEKRNRDHSKSPYDRGGHSQPWQERPYRQ